A part of Gambusia affinis linkage group LG21, SWU_Gaff_1.0, whole genome shotgun sequence genomic DNA contains:
- the si:ch211-285f17.1 gene encoding sickle tail protein homolog isoform X14: protein MECTVGPRRLKEGFAVAAFTSESCWLGQLCFHYIQTDNILSLQAMIASLHSELDIQRYLMKIQSPYQSRSPKHGPSPQPGIGDQVDHLSLASLESLDTMSETDAPTAFTRGSRVRASLPVVRSTNQTKDRSLGVLYLQYGDETKQIRMPNEITSIDTIRALFVSAFPQQLNMKMLESPSVAVYVKDDMRNMYYELTDVRNITDHSCLKVYHKDPAQAFSHGPRPANGDARMHNEMAHVTRDGQHPLRHPPMGPPSHHPLQGALPPSPHSMPPSPSRIPFGPRQNSVPGSATIPRDRMSSVNPPTRSVSPCPSAILERRDVKPDQDLGGKSHTLTRGNEGLYADPYLLQEGRINMTAGHGQHGSPGLDGPEHGMGGFHRASIRSASSYGGPSPTDSVDHSPLYRQKSRNSQLPTLGSKTPPPSPHRMTEVRMIDIHSMPPHGVPPHGVPPHGVPPHAVPPHGVSLERGSPVRQSFRKEEVAGAKPRNSMGSPVVPDPQGHSQGPTPTPNDQETRERMKFMEQQITSLTGLVHHVLLKAPNSSGNKESQSERTPNTSSPAHSTPSSAGGSTILVPKTSSAPPDKNLSPLKVNLMQFRQNVSDLRIQLHQMRQLQVQNQEVLRVQLKRAEQEISIKLTEAMRRVEDPVQRQRAVVEEDRHKYLGLEERVLVQLSELEQYVASLQQDSATTTRVVTLKDVEEGAVTLRKVGESLAGLKGEFPALQTRMRAVLRVEVEAVKFLKEEPHKLDSMLKRVKSLTDTLSSLRRYATEGSQKGVDISTNASVGVNHTKAAETAVEAPSTSVQLASSSAPPEAQSSTVRSEVMPSSPVVIHHVQSSPVHIQQSQQSAALIAQPSPPLTPSPTQIPSPNLSKPQDWESPKGSVSDPSSPARLKKIHGNLVNNGNSAPHQDLVIEELQNTKEKNKNRVISIEAAEKEWEEKRQNMGHYDGKEFEKILQEAQANMMKGIPSLEVEESQILPSAGIVEHRDIPSPFESPSEESLADKPTKKGSDKLQKPLLDKSIKPASSKTAIKSAATDNLTRQGSDKSNKSPPPPPPRKSFSSSNSGMTTTRSGEVVYTTRKESISAQEVEEDAPPPSPQFKPTKVAPETKPKPITPPPVTASVNREEEDEGDKIMTELQVFQKCTFKDLGIKNLVEPTNRIEPQIKELRPGNLLPHKEKKQSSEPSREDKDPNTDENGNTTTRQSPGVIYYVTGQIPKDQPPPSGLEDTPEHRESSQPLTQVSNVNANDNSPSQQLQMLQMQMSPQPKSPPPVTPPPISPKPTGLNGFKLPQKQVKRAESLKTSAEVQKEKKLNKTNTEKKTKQASEHVSSFKNIKPQQILPTMSNPVKEIPKVQRLGKTASNKRNLTLANFDDGDDGAGLSPDLPGEEPPPPPDIAFMITNKKVQPLSCGEYQELVSAKKGNVQTVTVGSASNKANTTVDPTMPQDNGFNRKPVIIIFDEPMDIRSAYKRLSTIFECEEELERMLAEERIDEESEESDTERSTGLQVRAGGAEMVDGEKIISTQSTTEHTGSSSSSSSSISELMDSGMNTETNGDAKQDGKKKFKFKFPKKQLAALTQAIRTGTKSGKKTLQVVVYEDEEEYDGTVRQHREAKRFEITRSKSFAEGTKGSVSITQTDQNSDTLCRTNEIRKNAYKTLDSLEQTIKQLETTINEMGPCSPEEPAGTEDTMARTGKESDVVGLKRSSSLPTSRVHGPKVSSKGLLQKKTKPELLPRPVVAPSSTSTSTTVLSVPTSIQQIPLQNTSAASPTSRMPVPLSAKSRQSPATSDKAGKQQKLQDAQRQFRQANGSAKRVGGDHKTASPTIPVSKIPAFYPSSAKGSCQSALNSDATNPINPSSSAPPSATKSSHTPRSGSLPSSHIPSLSNGSLKLPAPSQHTGKALSFSSQTQNGRVHSSSSSSFSSSSSFSPSPLSPTPLGPGGKSIRTIHTPSFTSYRSHNGSSSKSSIPTTTAAKDTT from the exons GTCAGTGCCTTCCCGCAGCAGCTCAACATGAAGATGTTGGAGTCACCCAGTGTTGCTGTCTACGTCAAAGACGACATGAGGAACATGTACTACGAACTCACTGATGTCAG GAACATCACAGATCACTCTTGCCTCAAAGTGTACCACAAGGATCCCGCTCAGGCTTTCAGCCATGGACCTCGGCCTGCCAACGGCGATGCCAGG ATGCACAACGAGATGGCACATGTCACCCGTGATGGTCAGCACCCTCTTAGACATCCACCTATGGGTCCTCCATCACACCATCCCCTGCAGGGAGCACTCCCACCTTCTCCCCACTCCATGCCACCATCCCCCTCCCGAATCCCATTTGGCCCACGTCAGAACTCTGTCCCTGGAAGCGCCACTATCCCAAGGGACCGGATGTCTAGTGTCAATCCTCCAACCCGGTCCGTCTCTCCTTGTCCCAGCGCTATACTGGAGAGACGGGACGTGAAGCCAGATCAAGACTTGGGTGGGAAAAGCCACACTCTAACTAGAGGGAATGAAGGTTTGTATGCAGATCCATATCTGCTCCAAGAGGGACGAATCAACATGACTGCAGGTCATGGGCAGCACGGCAGCCCTGGACTTGATGGTCCAGAACATGGCATGGGGGGATTTCACCGTGCCTCCATCCGCTCTGCAAGCTCTTATGGTGGGCCCAGTCCTACAGACTCTGTTGATCACTCTCCTTTGTATAGGCAGAAGTCTCGAAACAGTCAGTTGCCTACTTTGGGTTCCAAGACTCCTCCTCCGTCCCCTCACAGGATGACTGAGGTACGGATGATTGATATCCACAGCATGCCCCCTCATGGTGTACCACCTCATGGTGTTCCACCTCATGGTGTTCCACCTCATGCTGTCCCACCTCATGGTGTTTCCCTGGAGAGAGGCTCACCAGTGCGCCAGTCCTTCAGAAAGGAAGAAGTTGCAGGGGCTAAGCCCAGGAACAGCATGGGATCTCCTGTGGTCCCAGACCCTCAAGGTCACTCTCAAGGGCCCACTCCAACTCCAAATGACCAGGAGACACG AGAGCGAATGAAGTTTATGGAGCAACAGATTACCAGCTTGACTGGTCTTGTTCATCATGTACTTTTAAAGGCTCCAAACTCTAGTGGCAACAAGGAGTCTCAAAG CGAGAGAACACCAAATACTTCATCTCCAGCTCACAGCACACCTAGTTCAG CAGGTGGATCTACTATCTTGGTTCCTAAAACAAGTTCAGCCCCACCAGACAAGAACTTATCTCCACTCAAAGTGAATCTCATGCAGTTCAGACAGAATGTTTCTGACCTCAGGATACAACTTCATCAGATGAGACAGTTGCAG GTccagaaccaggaggttttACGGGTGCAGCTGAAGCGGGCAGAGCAGGAAATTAGTATTAAACTCACAGAGGCTATGCGGCGGGTGGAAGACCCTGTCCAGAGGCAGAGAGCTGTGGTAGAGGAGGACAGGCACAAGTACTTGGGTCTGGAGGAGCGTGTTCTTGTACAGCTCAG TGAGCTGGAGCAATATGTAGCATCTCTGCAACAAGATTCAGCAACAACAACCAGGGTGGTGACCTTAAAGGATGTAGAGGAGGGAGCAGTAACTCTGAGGAAGGTGGGAGAGTCTCTGGCCGGTCTTAAAG GAGAGTTCCCAGCCCTGCAAACCAGAATGCGAGCTGTGCTCAGAGTGGAGGTGGAGGCTGTTAAATTTCTGAAGGAAGAGCCTCACAAACTTGACAGCATGCTAAAACGGGTCAAGAGCCTGACCGATACTCTCAGCAGCCTGAGAAG ATATGCAACCGAAGGCTCTCAGAAGGGAGTAGATATTTCCACCAATGCCTCAGTAGGTGTCAACCACacaaaagctgcagaaaccGCTGTAGAAGCTCCATCAACATCAGTTCAGCTCGCCTCTTCCTCAGCTCCACCAGAGGCACAGAGCTCCACCGTAAGATCAGAGGTGATGCCCTCCTCCCCAGTGGTCATCCATCATGTCCAGAGTTCTCCAGTTCACATACAGCAGTCCCAGCAATCTGCAGCCCTCATAGCTCAGCCCAGTCCTCCCCTTACCCCTAGCCCTACTCAGATTCCCAGTCCTAACCTGAGTAAGCCTCAAGACTGGGAATCTCCAAAAGGGTCGGTCTCAGATCCATCAAGTCCTGCTCGCCTCAAGAAGATTCATGGGAATCTGGTGAATAATGGCAACAGCGCTCCTCATCAGGATCTTGTAATAGAGGAGCTCCAGAACaccaaggagaaaaacaaaaacagagttaTTTCCATTGAG GCAGCTGAGAAGGAATGGGAAGAGAAAAGGCAGAATATGGGTCATTATGATGGCAAAGAGTTTGAGAAGATCCTTCAAGAGGCTCAGGCCAACATGATGAAGGGAATTCCAAGCTTAGAGGTGGAGGAAAGCCAAAtactgccctctgctggcatAGTAGAACATAGAGACATTCCCAGCCCTTTTGAGTCACCATCag AGGAGTCCCTAGCAGACAAACCCACCAAAAAGGGGTCCGATAAACTACAGAAGCCTTTATTGGATAAATCTATTAAGCCAGCATCTTCAAAAACTGCCATTAAGTCAGCAGCCACTGACAATTTGACCAGACAGGGATCTGACAAATCAAACAAGTCCCCACCACCGCCACCTCCAAGAAAATCCTTCTCCAGCTCAAACTCAGGCATGACTACAACACGTTCTGGAGAGGTGGTCTATACAACTCGGAAGGAAAGCATCTCAGCACAG GAGGTTGAGGAAGATGCTCCTCCTCCATCCCCTCAGTTCAAACCCACAAAGGTTGCTCCGGAGACCAAGCCGAAGCCCATCACACCCCCTCCTGTTACTGCTTCTGTTAAcagagaagaggaggatgaaggggACAAGATCATGACGGAGCTTCAG GTTTTCCAGAAGTGCACATTTAAGGATCTAGGGATAAAAAATTTGGTTGAGCCTACCAATCGAATTGAACCCCAAATCAAAGAACTAAGACCAGGGAATTTGTTGCCccacaaagagaaaaag CAGAGCTCAGAACCAAGTCGAGAGGATAAAGACCCAAACACAGatgaaaatggaaacacaactacaAGACAAAGCCCTGGG GTCATATATTATGTGACTGGCCAGATTCCCAAAGATCAACCACCCCCATCAGGACTGGAAGACACCCCAGAACACAGGGAGTCCTCACAGCCTCTAACACAGGTGTCAAATGTCAATGCTAATGACAATTCTCCAAGCCAGCAGCTGCAGATGCTGCAGATGCAGATGTCTCCACAACCAAAATCACCTCCACCTGTTACACCCCCACCTATATCACCTAAACCCACTGGACTCAATGGATTCAAACTGCCACAAAAGCAAGTAAAGCGTGCTGAATCCTTGAAGACTAGTGCAGAAGTACAGAAGGAAAAGaaactcaacaaaacaaacactgaaaagaaaaccaaacaggcCTCAGAGCATGTttcctcatttaaaaatataaagccTCAGCAAATATTACCCACAATGAGCAATCCTGTAAAAGAGATACCTAAAGTTCAGCGACTCGGAAAGACTGCAAGTAACAAACGTAATTTGACTCTAGCTAATtttgatgatggtgatgatggagCTGGTCTTAGCCCTGACTTACCTGGAGAGGAACCTCCCCCGCCACCAGACATTGCATTTATGATCACTAACAAAAAGGTTCAGCCACTTTCTTGTGGCGAGTACCAAGAACTGGTCAGCGCCAAGAAGGGTAATGTTCAGACAGTTACAGTTGGCAGTGCATCAAACAAAGCCAACACCACAGTCGATCCCACTATGCCACAAGATAATGGCTTCAACAGGAAGCCTGTCATCATCATTTTTGATGAGCCAATGGATATCCGCTCAGCTTACAAGCGACTGTCCACCATATTTGAATGTGAAGAAGAACTGGAGAGAATGCTTGCAGAAGAGCGCATAGATGAAGAAAGTGAAGAGTCAGACACTGAAAGAAGCACTGGGTTGCAAGTAAGAGCTGGTGGTGCAGAAATGGTTGATGGTGAAAAGATCATCTCCACACAAAGTACTACAGAGCACACAGGGtcatcatcctcatcttcatcttcaatATCTGAACTAATGGACAGTGGAATGAACACAGAGACAAATGGAGATGCCAAACAAGATGGAAAGAAGAAGTTTAAATTTAAGTTCCCAAAGAAACAACTAGCAGCATTGACACAAGCAATTCGCACAGGCACCAAGTCTGGAAAGAAGACCTTACAAGTGGTGGTGTATGAAGACGAGGAAGAATATGATGGTACAGTTCGGCAGCACAGGGAAGCAAAGAGATTTGAGATCACTCGCTCAAAATCCTTTGCAGAGGGCACCAAGGGATCAGTGTCTATCACACAAACAGACCAGAACTCAGACACCCTTTGCAGAACCAATGAGATTCGGAAGAATGCCTACAAGACTCTGGACAGTCTAGAACAAACCATCAAACAGCTAGAAACAACTATTAATGAAATGGGACCATGCTCCCCGGAGGAGCCAGCCGGCACTGAAGACACCATGGCAAGAACTGGGAAAGAATCTGATGTGGTTGGGTTGAAGAGGTCTTCCTCTCTCCCTACCTCTAGAGTGCATGGGCCTAAAGTATCCAGTAAAGGTTTGCTGCAGAAGAAGACAAAACCTGAGCTCCTTCCTCGCCCTGTTGTCGCTCCTTCTTCCACCAGCACCTCCACCACAGTCCTCAGTGTACCCACCAGCATACAACAG ATCCCCTTGCAGAACACCAGTGCCGCTTCCCCTACTAGTCGGATGCCGGTCCCTTTGTCTGCGAAGTCCAGACAGTCGCCGGCTACATCTGACAAAGctggaaaacagcaaaaactgcAGGACGCTCAGAGGCAATTTCGACAG GCTAATGGAAGTGCTAAAAGAGTGGGAGGGGATCATAAAACTGCTTCCCCTACTATACCCGTCTCTAAAATCCCTGCTTTTTATCCTAGCTCTGCTAAAGGCAGCTGCCAGTCTGCGCTAAACTCAGATGCTACTAATCCCATTAACCcgtcttcttctgctcctccttcTGCGACAAAGTCCTCTCACACCCCCCGTTCCGGTTCCCTACCCTCATCCCATATCCCCTCACTGTCTAACGGATCCCTCAAACTCCCTGCACCTTCACAACACACAGGTAAAGCTCTCTCGTTCTCCTCACAGACTCAGAATGGTCGAGtgcactcctcctcctcctcttcattctcctcctcctcctccttctccccctCCCCTCTGTCTCCTACACCATTGGGGCCAGGTGGAAAGAGCATCCGCACCATACACACCCCCAGCTTCACCAGCTACAGATCGCAcaacggcagcagcagcaaatccTCCATcccaacaactacagcagctaAGGACACAACTTAG
- the si:ch211-285f17.1 gene encoding sickle tail protein homolog isoform X17: protein MSRSPKHGPSPQPGIGDQVDHLSLASLESLDTMSETDAPTAFTRGSRVRASLPVVRSTNQTKDRSLGVLYLQYGDETKQIRMPNEITSIDTIRALFVSAFPQQLNMKMLESPSVAVYVKDDMRNMYYELTDVRNITDHSCLKVYHKDPAQAFSHGPRPANGDARMHNEMAHVTRDGQHPLRHPPMGPPSHHPLQGALPPSPHSMPPSPSRIPFGPRQNSVPGSATIPRDRMSSVNPPTRSVSPCPSAILERRDVKPDQDLGGKSHTLTRGNEGLYADPYLLQEGRINMTAGHGQHGSPGLDGPEHGMGGFHRASIRSASSYGGPSPTDSVDHSPLYRQKSRNSQLPTLGSKTPPPSPHRMTEVRMIDIHSMPPHGVPPHGVPPHGVPPHAVPPHGVSLERGSPVRQSFRKEEVAGAKPRNSMGSPVVPDPQGHSQGPTPTPNDQETRERMKFMEQQITSLTGLVHHVLLKAPNSSGNKESQSERTPNTSSPAHSTPSSAGGSTILVPKTSSAPPDKNLSPLKVNLMQFRQNVSDLRIQLHQMRQLQVQNQEVLRVQLKRAEQEISIKLTEAMRRVEDPVQRQRAVVEEDRHKYLGLEERVLVQLSELEQYVASLQQDSATTTRVVTLKDVEEGAVTLRKVGESLAGLKGEFPALQTRMRAVLRVEVEAVKFLKEEPHKLDSMLKRVKSLTDTLSSLRRYATEGSQKGVDISTNASVGVNHTKAAETAVEAPSTSVQLASSSAPPEAQSSTVRSEVMPSSPVVIHHVQSSPVHIQQSQQSAALIAQPSPPLTPSPTQIPSPNLSKPQDWESPKGSVSDPSSPARLKKIHGNLVNNGNSAPHQDLVIEELQNTKEKNKNRVISIEAAEKEWEEKRQNMGHYDGKEFEKILQEAQANMMKGIPSLEVEESQILPSAGIVEHRDIPSPFESPSEESLADKPTKKGSDKLQKPLLDKSIKPASSKTAIKSAATDNLTRQGSDKSNKSPPPPPPRKSFSSSNSGMTTTRSGEVVYTTRKESISAQEVEEDAPPPSPQFKPTKVAPETKPKPITPPPVTASVNREEEDEGDKIMTELQVFQKCTFKDLGIKNLVEPTNRIEPQIKELRPGNLLPHKEKKQSSEPSREDKDPNTDENGNTTTRQSPGVIYYVTGQIPKDQPPPSGLEDTPEHRESSQPLTQVSNVNANDNSPSQQLQMLQMQMSPQPKSPPPVTPPPISPKPTGLNGFKLPQKQVKRAESLKTSAEVQKEKKLNKTNTEKKTKQASEHVSSFKNIKPQQILPTMSNPVKEIPKVQRLGKTASNKRNLTLANFDDGDDGAGLSPDLPGEEPPPPPDIAFMITNKKVQPLSCGEYQELVSAKKGNVQTVTVGSASNKANTTVDPTMPQDNGFNRKPVIIIFDEPMDIRSAYKRLSTIFECEEELERMLAEERIDEESEESDTERSTGLQVRAGGAEMVDGEKIISTQSTTEHTGSSSSSSSSISELMDSGMNTETNGDAKQDGKKKFKFKFPKKQLAALTQAIRTGTKSGKKTLQVVVYEDEEEYDGTVRQHREAKRFEITRSKSFAEGTKGSVSITQTDQNSDTLCRTNEIRKNAYKTLDSLEQTIKQLETTINEMGPCSPEEPAGTEDTMARTGKESDVVGLKRSSSLPTSRVHGPKVSSKGLLQKKTKPELLPRPVVAPSSTSTSTTVLSVPTSIQQIPLQNTSAASPTSRMPVPLSAKSRQSPATSDKAGKQQKLQDAQRQFRQANGSAKRVGGDHKTASPTIPVSKIPAFYPSSAKGSCQSALNSDATNPINPSSSAPPSATKSSHTPRSGSLPSSHIPSLSNGSLKLPAPSQHTGKALSFSSQTQNGRVHSSSSSSFSSSSSFSPSPLSPTPLGPGGKSIRTIHTPSFTSYRSHNGSSSKSSIPTTTAAKDTT from the exons GTCAGTGCCTTCCCGCAGCAGCTCAACATGAAGATGTTGGAGTCACCCAGTGTTGCTGTCTACGTCAAAGACGACATGAGGAACATGTACTACGAACTCACTGATGTCAG GAACATCACAGATCACTCTTGCCTCAAAGTGTACCACAAGGATCCCGCTCAGGCTTTCAGCCATGGACCTCGGCCTGCCAACGGCGATGCCAGG ATGCACAACGAGATGGCACATGTCACCCGTGATGGTCAGCACCCTCTTAGACATCCACCTATGGGTCCTCCATCACACCATCCCCTGCAGGGAGCACTCCCACCTTCTCCCCACTCCATGCCACCATCCCCCTCCCGAATCCCATTTGGCCCACGTCAGAACTCTGTCCCTGGAAGCGCCACTATCCCAAGGGACCGGATGTCTAGTGTCAATCCTCCAACCCGGTCCGTCTCTCCTTGTCCCAGCGCTATACTGGAGAGACGGGACGTGAAGCCAGATCAAGACTTGGGTGGGAAAAGCCACACTCTAACTAGAGGGAATGAAGGTTTGTATGCAGATCCATATCTGCTCCAAGAGGGACGAATCAACATGACTGCAGGTCATGGGCAGCACGGCAGCCCTGGACTTGATGGTCCAGAACATGGCATGGGGGGATTTCACCGTGCCTCCATCCGCTCTGCAAGCTCTTATGGTGGGCCCAGTCCTACAGACTCTGTTGATCACTCTCCTTTGTATAGGCAGAAGTCTCGAAACAGTCAGTTGCCTACTTTGGGTTCCAAGACTCCTCCTCCGTCCCCTCACAGGATGACTGAGGTACGGATGATTGATATCCACAGCATGCCCCCTCATGGTGTACCACCTCATGGTGTTCCACCTCATGGTGTTCCACCTCATGCTGTCCCACCTCATGGTGTTTCCCTGGAGAGAGGCTCACCAGTGCGCCAGTCCTTCAGAAAGGAAGAAGTTGCAGGGGCTAAGCCCAGGAACAGCATGGGATCTCCTGTGGTCCCAGACCCTCAAGGTCACTCTCAAGGGCCCACTCCAACTCCAAATGACCAGGAGACACG AGAGCGAATGAAGTTTATGGAGCAACAGATTACCAGCTTGACTGGTCTTGTTCATCATGTACTTTTAAAGGCTCCAAACTCTAGTGGCAACAAGGAGTCTCAAAG CGAGAGAACACCAAATACTTCATCTCCAGCTCACAGCACACCTAGTTCAG CAGGTGGATCTACTATCTTGGTTCCTAAAACAAGTTCAGCCCCACCAGACAAGAACTTATCTCCACTCAAAGTGAATCTCATGCAGTTCAGACAGAATGTTTCTGACCTCAGGATACAACTTCATCAGATGAGACAGTTGCAG GTccagaaccaggaggttttACGGGTGCAGCTGAAGCGGGCAGAGCAGGAAATTAGTATTAAACTCACAGAGGCTATGCGGCGGGTGGAAGACCCTGTCCAGAGGCAGAGAGCTGTGGTAGAGGAGGACAGGCACAAGTACTTGGGTCTGGAGGAGCGTGTTCTTGTACAGCTCAG TGAGCTGGAGCAATATGTAGCATCTCTGCAACAAGATTCAGCAACAACAACCAGGGTGGTGACCTTAAAGGATGTAGAGGAGGGAGCAGTAACTCTGAGGAAGGTGGGAGAGTCTCTGGCCGGTCTTAAAG GAGAGTTCCCAGCCCTGCAAACCAGAATGCGAGCTGTGCTCAGAGTGGAGGTGGAGGCTGTTAAATTTCTGAAGGAAGAGCCTCACAAACTTGACAGCATGCTAAAACGGGTCAAGAGCCTGACCGATACTCTCAGCAGCCTGAGAAG ATATGCAACCGAAGGCTCTCAGAAGGGAGTAGATATTTCCACCAATGCCTCAGTAGGTGTCAACCACacaaaagctgcagaaaccGCTGTAGAAGCTCCATCAACATCAGTTCAGCTCGCCTCTTCCTCAGCTCCACCAGAGGCACAGAGCTCCACCGTAAGATCAGAGGTGATGCCCTCCTCCCCAGTGGTCATCCATCATGTCCAGAGTTCTCCAGTTCACATACAGCAGTCCCAGCAATCTGCAGCCCTCATAGCTCAGCCCAGTCCTCCCCTTACCCCTAGCCCTACTCAGATTCCCAGTCCTAACCTGAGTAAGCCTCAAGACTGGGAATCTCCAAAAGGGTCGGTCTCAGATCCATCAAGTCCTGCTCGCCTCAAGAAGATTCATGGGAATCTGGTGAATAATGGCAACAGCGCTCCTCATCAGGATCTTGTAATAGAGGAGCTCCAGAACaccaaggagaaaaacaaaaacagagttaTTTCCATTGAG GCAGCTGAGAAGGAATGGGAAGAGAAAAGGCAGAATATGGGTCATTATGATGGCAAAGAGTTTGAGAAGATCCTTCAAGAGGCTCAGGCCAACATGATGAAGGGAATTCCAAGCTTAGAGGTGGAGGAAAGCCAAAtactgccctctgctggcatAGTAGAACATAGAGACATTCCCAGCCCTTTTGAGTCACCATCag AGGAGTCCCTAGCAGACAAACCCACCAAAAAGGGGTCCGATAAACTACAGAAGCCTTTATTGGATAAATCTATTAAGCCAGCATCTTCAAAAACTGCCATTAAGTCAGCAGCCACTGACAATTTGACCAGACAGGGATCTGACAAATCAAACAAGTCCCCACCACCGCCACCTCCAAGAAAATCCTTCTCCAGCTCAAACTCAGGCATGACTACAACACGTTCTGGAGAGGTGGTCTATACAACTCGGAAGGAAAGCATCTCAGCACAG GAGGTTGAGGAAGATGCTCCTCCTCCATCCCCTCAGTTCAAACCCACAAAGGTTGCTCCGGAGACCAAGCCGAAGCCCATCACACCCCCTCCTGTTACTGCTTCTGTTAAcagagaagaggaggatgaaggggACAAGATCATGACGGAGCTTCAG GTTTTCCAGAAGTGCACATTTAAGGATCTAGGGATAAAAAATTTGGTTGAGCCTACCAATCGAATTGAACCCCAAATCAAAGAACTAAGACCAGGGAATTTGTTGCCccacaaagagaaaaag CAGAGCTCAGAACCAAGTCGAGAGGATAAAGACCCAAACACAGatgaaaatggaaacacaactacaAGACAAAGCCCTGGG GTCATATATTATGTGACTGGCCAGATTCCCAAAGATCAACCACCCCCATCAGGACTGGAAGACACCCCAGAACACAGGGAGTCCTCACAGCCTCTAACACAGGTGTCAAATGTCAATGCTAATGACAATTCTCCAAGCCAGCAGCTGCAGATGCTGCAGATGCAGATGTCTCCACAACCAAAATCACCTCCACCTGTTACACCCCCACCTATATCACCTAAACCCACTGGACTCAATGGATTCAAACTGCCACAAAAGCAAGTAAAGCGTGCTGAATCCTTGAAGACTAGTGCAGAAGTACAGAAGGAAAAGaaactcaacaaaacaaacactgaaaagaaaaccaaacaggcCTCAGAGCATGTttcctcatttaaaaatataaagccTCAGCAAATATTACCCACAATGAGCAATCCTGTAAAAGAGATACCTAAAGTTCAGCGACTCGGAAAGACTGCAAGTAACAAACGTAATTTGACTCTAGCTAATtttgatgatggtgatgatggagCTGGTCTTAGCCCTGACTTACCTGGAGAGGAACCTCCCCCGCCACCAGACATTGCATTTATGATCACTAACAAAAAGGTTCAGCCACTTTCTTGTGGCGAGTACCAAGAACTGGTCAGCGCCAAGAAGGGTAATGTTCAGACAGTTACAGTTGGCAGTGCATCAAACAAAGCCAACACCACAGTCGATCCCACTATGCCACAAGATAATGGCTTCAACAGGAAGCCTGTCATCATCATTTTTGATGAGCCAATGGATATCCGCTCAGCTTACAAGCGACTGTCCACCATATTTGAATGTGAAGAAGAACTGGAGAGAATGCTTGCAGAAGAGCGCATAGATGAAGAAAGTGAAGAGTCAGACACTGAAAGAAGCACTGGGTTGCAAGTAAGAGCTGGTGGTGCAGAAATGGTTGATGGTGAAAAGATCATCTCCACACAAAGTACTACAGAGCACACAGGGtcatcatcctcatcttcatcttcaatATCTGAACTAATGGACAGTGGAATGAACACAGAGACAAATGGAGATGCCAAACAAGATGGAAAGAAGAAGTTTAAATTTAAGTTCCCAAAGAAACAACTAGCAGCATTGACACAAGCAATTCGCACAGGCACCAAGTCTGGAAAGAAGACCTTACAAGTGGTGGTGTATGAAGACGAGGAAGAATATGATGGTACAGTTCGGCAGCACAGGGAAGCAAAGAGATTTGAGATCACTCGCTCAAAATCCTTTGCAGAGGGCACCAAGGGATCAGTGTCTATCACACAAACAGACCAGAACTCAGACACCCTTTGCAGAACCAATGAGATTCGGAAGAATGCCTACAAGACTCTGGACAGTCTAGAACAAACCATCAAACAGCTAGAAACAACTATTAATGAAATGGGACCATGCTCCCCGGAGGAGCCAGCCGGCACTGAAGACACCATGGCAAGAACTGGGAAAGAATCTGATGTGGTTGGGTTGAAGAGGTCTTCCTCTCTCCCTACCTCTAGAGTGCATGGGCCTAAAGTATCCAGTAAAGGTTTGCTGCAGAAGAAGACAAAACCTGAGCTCCTTCCTCGCCCTGTTGTCGCTCCTTCTTCCACCAGCACCTCCACCACAGTCCTCAGTGTACCCACCAGCATACAACAG ATCCCCTTGCAGAACACCAGTGCCGCTTCCCCTACTAGTCGGATGCCGGTCCCTTTGTCTGCGAAGTCCAGACAGTCGCCGGCTACATCTGACAAAGctggaaaacagcaaaaactgcAGGACGCTCAGAGGCAATTTCGACAG GCTAATGGAAGTGCTAAAAGAGTGGGAGGGGATCATAAAACTGCTTCCCCTACTATACCCGTCTCTAAAATCCCTGCTTTTTATCCTAGCTCTGCTAAAGGCAGCTGCCAGTCTGCGCTAAACTCAGATGCTACTAATCCCATTAACCcgtcttcttctgctcctccttcTGCGACAAAGTCCTCTCACACCCCCCGTTCCGGTTCCCTACCCTCATCCCATATCCCCTCACTGTCTAACGGATCCCTCAAACTCCCTGCACCTTCACAACACACAGGTAAAGCTCTCTCGTTCTCCTCACAGACTCAGAATGGTCGAGtgcactcctcctcctcctcttcattctcctcctcctcctccttctccccctCCCCTCTGTCTCCTACACCATTGGGGCCAGGTGGAAAGAGCATCCGCACCATACACACCCCCAGCTTCACCAGCTACAGATCGCAcaacggcagcagcagcaaatccTCCATcccaacaactacagcagctaAGGACACAACTTAG